One genomic window of Candidatus Nitrospira inopinata includes the following:
- a CDS encoding M16 family metallopeptidase produces MNATLNLRSIKRHVHGRAAALAIGVGLLLSLNQTIAFATSPNLAERVIEHRLANGLTVLMVERHQTPIVSINITFAVGGIHEQVGQTGIAHFYEHMAFKGTRTIGTKDYAKEKPILDEIARVGTELEQRQRDAARQVGGGTAEEAAAIESLKKRFDELQAQAAQYVVGNELALLYQRHGGVGFNASTGKDLTRYTISLPSNRLPLWAAIESDRMANPVFREFYKERGVVMEERRLRNEDSPTGLLFETFTSAAFRAHGYGVPTIGWGSDILSLTPAETEAFFKTHYGPNRATIALVGDINPKEVIDLIEKTFGKIPAAPPLTLKMPVEPEQRGERRVEVEFDAEPSIVIGFHKPGLGHPDEPVFDVIDAVLSDGLTSRLHRKLVQERRLAASVHTDASHPGVRDPNLFIVTATPLAPRTTAEVEAAIYEELDRLKREPVSSKELERVINNLDADMVRALRSNSGLASQLAMYQAVAGDWRYILTSRDRVAAVTAADIQRVATQYFTKSNRTVGVLVKKNGAKIAAAQDGEAAP; encoded by the coding sequence ATGAATGCCACATTGAACCTGAGATCGATCAAGCGTCATGTCCACGGTCGAGCCGCCGCCTTGGCGATCGGCGTGGGACTGCTCTTGAGCCTGAATCAGACCATCGCGTTCGCGACGTCGCCGAATCTGGCCGAGCGCGTGATCGAACATCGGTTGGCCAACGGATTGACGGTGCTCATGGTCGAGCGCCACCAGACGCCGATCGTGTCGATCAACATCACCTTCGCCGTCGGCGGCATTCACGAACAAGTCGGCCAGACGGGGATCGCCCATTTTTATGAGCACATGGCGTTCAAGGGGACGCGCACGATCGGGACGAAGGACTACGCCAAGGAGAAGCCGATTCTCGACGAGATCGCCCGCGTCGGCACCGAGCTGGAGCAACGCCAACGCGACGCGGCGAGGCAAGTCGGCGGCGGGACGGCGGAAGAAGCGGCGGCCATCGAGTCGCTCAAAAAACGGTTCGATGAGCTGCAGGCGCAGGCCGCGCAATACGTGGTGGGCAATGAGCTGGCCTTGCTCTATCAGCGGCACGGAGGCGTGGGATTTAATGCGTCCACCGGAAAAGACCTCACCCGCTACACGATCAGCCTCCCGTCCAATCGTCTGCCGCTCTGGGCAGCCATCGAGTCCGATCGCATGGCCAATCCCGTTTTCCGCGAGTTTTATAAAGAGCGGGGCGTCGTGATGGAAGAGCGGCGGCTGCGGAACGAAGACAGTCCGACGGGCCTGCTGTTCGAAACGTTCACCTCGGCCGCCTTTCGAGCCCATGGGTACGGCGTACCGACCATCGGCTGGGGATCGGACATTCTGTCGCTGACGCCGGCCGAGACGGAAGCCTTCTTCAAAACCCATTACGGTCCGAATCGGGCGACCATCGCGTTGGTGGGGGACATCAATCCGAAAGAAGTGATCGATCTGATCGAGAAAACTTTCGGGAAAATCCCCGCCGCTCCCCCGCTGACGCTCAAGATGCCGGTGGAGCCCGAGCAACGGGGAGAGCGGCGAGTGGAAGTGGAGTTTGACGCGGAACCGTCGATCGTCATCGGGTTTCACAAGCCCGGTTTGGGCCATCCCGATGAGCCGGTGTTCGACGTCATCGATGCCGTTCTCTCGGATGGGTTGACGTCCCGCCTGCACCGAAAACTGGTTCAGGAACGCCGACTGGCTGCGTCCGTCCATACGGACGCAAGCCATCCCGGCGTGCGCGATCCCAATCTCTTCATTGTCACGGCGACACCGCTGGCGCCTCGCACGACGGCGGAAGTGGAGGCCGCGATTTATGAAGAATTGGATCGGTTGAAGCGCGAACCGGTCTCGTCCAAGGAGCTTGAGCGGGTGATCAATAATTTGGACGCCGACATGGTGCGCGCGCTCAGGTCCAACAGCGGGCTGGCATCCCAACTGGCGATGTATCAGGCGGTGGCCGGCGACTGGCGCTATATTCTCACGTCGCGCGACCGCGTGGCCGCGGTGACCGCCGCCGACATCCAGCGGGTGGCGACCCAGTATTTCACCAAGTCGAACCGGACGGTGGGGGTGCTGGTCAAGAAAAACGGCGCGAAAATCGCGGCTGCTCAGGACGGGGAGGCGGCGCCATGA
- a CDS encoding potassium-transporting ATPase subunit F, giving the protein MNVLHALAVIASVGVFVYLMVALLKAEWF; this is encoded by the coding sequence ATGAACGTCTTGCACGCATTGGCTGTGATTGCGTCGGTCGGAGTGTTCGTTTACCTCATGGTCGCGCTGCTGAAGGCGGAGTGGTTTTGA
- the kdpC gene encoding potassium-transporting ATPase subunit KdpC — MKDQLRPALTMLLLLTVLTGFVYPLTVTGLAHVFFPHQANGSLIVREGKVIGSKLIGQHFDKPGYFWSRPSATSPFPYNAAASGGSNLGPTNPELIETVNVRVAALRTADPGNDSPIPVDLVTASGSGLDPHISLAAALYQAKRVARARGMDENTVRALIARHTEGRLFGILGEPRVNVLELNLALDEGR; from the coding sequence ATGAAGGATCAATTAAGACCCGCCCTGACCATGCTGCTCCTTCTGACCGTGCTGACCGGCTTCGTCTATCCGTTGACGGTTACCGGCCTGGCCCACGTGTTTTTCCCGCATCAGGCGAACGGCAGTTTGATCGTGCGCGAGGGCAAGGTGATCGGATCCAAGCTGATCGGCCAGCATTTTGACAAACCAGGGTATTTCTGGAGCCGCCCGTCGGCGACCTCGCCGTTTCCATACAACGCCGCCGCATCTGGCGGATCAAACCTCGGGCCGACCAACCCCGAGTTGATCGAAACGGTTAACGTAAGGGTGGCCGCCCTACGAACCGCGGATCCGGGCAACGACTCGCCCATACCCGTCGATCTCGTGACCGCTTCCGGAAGCGGGCTCGATCCCCACATCAGCCTGGCCGCAGCGCTCTATCAAGCGAAGCGAGTGGCCCGCGCACGGGGCATGGACGAGAATACCGTGAGGGCGCTGATTGCCCGGCATACGGAAGGCCGCCTGTTCGGCATTCTGGGAGAGCCGCGCGTTAACGTGCTTGAGCTGAATTTGGCGCTCGACGAGGGGCGGTAG
- the kdpA gene encoding potassium-transporting ATPase subunit KdpA yields MTTNAVLQVGVYFAVLLALVKPLGWYMARVYEGKPCGVDRLLGPIERAIYRLSGLRPTDEMDWKRYGMAMLLFNAAGFMFLYGLQRFQGGVPVNPADLGSVEPDLAFNTAASFVTNTNWQAYGGETTLSDLTQMLGLTSQNFVSAATGMAVLVALIRGLSRSTSTTLGNFWSDLVRSTLYILLPLALLLSLLLISQGVVQTFNAYQTAMLLQPVGYERSMTDSNGHPVLDEQGKPRTEHATILEQTIAVGPVASQIAIKQLGTNGGGFFNANSAHPFENPTPLSNFLEVLAILLIPASLCHTFGVMVGDTRQGRALLAAMAVLLLCFIPLGLWAEQSGNPLLHGDIDQQVRDGQSGGNMEGKETRFGIAGSVLWSTATTAASNGSVNSMHDSYTPVGGLVPLFLMQLGEVVFGGAGSGLYGMITFAIIAVFIAGLMVGRTPEYLGKKIEPYEMKMAALLILIMPMIVLGFTALALGTETGRSSILNPGPHGFSEVLYAYTSQGTNNGSAFAGLNANTPFYNLTGGVAMLIARFWLAIPTLALAGSLAKKKAAPSGSGTMATHTPLFVTLLIGVVILVGALTFLPALALGPLVEHLLM; encoded by the coding sequence ATGACGACGAACGCAGTCCTCCAAGTAGGGGTGTACTTTGCCGTGCTGCTGGCTCTCGTGAAGCCATTGGGGTGGTATATGGCGAGAGTCTATGAAGGCAAACCCTGTGGCGTAGACCGTCTCCTCGGTCCCATAGAACGGGCCATATATCGGCTCTCCGGTCTCCGACCAACGGATGAAATGGACTGGAAACGCTATGGGATGGCCATGCTGCTCTTCAATGCCGCCGGGTTCATGTTTCTCTATGGATTGCAGCGGTTTCAGGGGGGAGTGCCCGTCAATCCAGCCGATCTCGGCTCGGTCGAACCAGACCTGGCCTTCAACACGGCCGCGAGCTTTGTGACCAACACCAACTGGCAGGCGTATGGCGGGGAGACCACGCTGAGTGACTTGACTCAGATGCTCGGCCTGACCTCGCAGAACTTCGTCTCCGCCGCGACGGGAATGGCGGTGCTTGTCGCATTGATCCGAGGGTTGAGCCGGAGCACTTCAACGACGCTCGGAAATTTCTGGAGCGATCTGGTCCGGAGCACGCTTTATATTCTGCTGCCGCTGGCGCTGCTCTTATCCTTGCTGTTGATATCGCAAGGCGTCGTCCAGACCTTCAATGCGTATCAGACGGCGATGCTGCTACAGCCCGTCGGATATGAGAGAAGCATGACCGATTCGAACGGCCATCCGGTGCTTGATGAACAAGGAAAGCCGAGAACCGAACATGCAACGATACTCGAACAGACCATCGCAGTGGGTCCGGTTGCTTCTCAAATCGCCATCAAGCAGCTCGGGACGAACGGGGGAGGTTTTTTCAACGCTAATTCCGCCCATCCTTTTGAAAACCCCACGCCTTTGTCAAATTTTCTCGAAGTCTTGGCGATCCTCCTTATCCCGGCCTCGCTTTGCCATACGTTCGGCGTGATGGTGGGCGACACTCGCCAAGGCCGGGCCCTGCTCGCCGCTATGGCAGTTCTTCTTCTCTGTTTTATTCCACTAGGATTGTGGGCGGAGCAAAGCGGCAATCCGCTGCTGCATGGCGATATTGATCAACAGGTCCGAGACGGCCAATCGGGCGGAAATATGGAAGGAAAGGAAACGCGATTCGGCATCGCCGGCTCTGTCTTGTGGTCCACCGCGACAACCGCGGCATCCAATGGGTCCGTGAACTCGATGCACGATTCGTATACGCCGGTGGGGGGGCTCGTGCCCCTCTTTCTTATGCAGCTCGGCGAAGTGGTGTTCGGGGGAGCCGGATCGGGATTGTACGGGATGATCACCTTTGCCATCATTGCCGTTTTTATTGCAGGCCTGATGGTGGGCAGGACGCCGGAGTATCTCGGTAAGAAGATCGAGCCCTATGAAATGAAGATGGCCGCGTTGCTGATCCTCATCATGCCCATGATCGTTCTGGGCTTCACGGCCCTCGCCCTCGGAACGGAAACGGGGCGATCGTCGATTCTGAACCCCGGACCCCATGGGTTCAGCGAAGTCCTCTACGCCTACACGTCCCAAGGCACCAACAACGGCAGCGCGTTCGCGGGGCTCAATGCGAATACTCCCTTCTATAACCTTACCGGCGGCGTCGCCATGCTGATCGCTCGATTCTGGCTCGCGATCCCGACTCTGGCTCTTGCAGGATCGCTGGCAAAAAAGAAGGCAGCACCGTCCGGTTCCGGCACGATGGCGACACATACTCCTCTTTTTGTGACCCTTCTTATCGGCGTCGTCATATTGGTCGGGGCGCTGACGTTTCTGCCGGCGTTGGCCCTTGGCCCATTGGTTGAGCATCTGCTCATGTGA
- a CDS encoding site-2 protease family protein: protein MRNDHQEDEHRRDLTPSDADRARDAVDQNDVAAADGEGDEPSFFSKWTLPMALFLLTCFTTLWAGAYQVYRGPARGPVDFLLANPESLWQGLPFAGALLFILVTHELGHYLLSRIHRVPASLPLFLPGPPHFIGTFGAVIRIRGPIMNRLALFDIGVAGPLAGFLVAVAALIVGLNLSTVVEGKAGFGLKLGEPLLLKFLAWLVIGPIPADSDVVLHPIGFAAWFGLFVTSLNLLPIGQLDGGHVAYALWGRRQRTMALLFLPVLFGLGMFGWPGWFLWAFMAGLWGIGHPPVMDPDTPLGPRRTLVGWIALAVFVLTFAPVPFSFH, encoded by the coding sequence ATGAGGAATGACCACCAAGAAGACGAGCATCGGCGCGACCTCACCCCGTCCGACGCGGATCGAGCTCGGGACGCGGTTGATCAAAACGACGTCGCGGCTGCCGACGGCGAGGGGGACGAGCCGTCATTTTTCTCGAAGTGGACGTTGCCGATGGCGCTGTTTCTCCTGACGTGTTTCACAACTCTGTGGGCCGGCGCCTACCAGGTCTATCGGGGACCCGCTCGCGGTCCCGTTGATTTTCTGCTGGCGAATCCCGAAAGCCTGTGGCAGGGGCTTCCCTTCGCCGGAGCGCTCCTCTTCATCCTCGTGACACACGAGCTTGGGCATTATCTTTTGTCGAGGATCCATCGCGTGCCGGCGTCGCTTCCGCTGTTTTTACCGGGCCCTCCGCACTTCATCGGGACCTTCGGGGCGGTGATCCGCATTCGTGGCCCGATCATGAATCGCCTGGCTCTGTTCGACATCGGAGTGGCTGGGCCGCTGGCCGGCTTTCTCGTCGCGGTGGCGGCTCTGATCGTGGGGCTGAACCTCTCGACCGTCGTGGAGGGCAAAGCGGGATTCGGACTGAAATTGGGTGAGCCGCTCTTGCTCAAATTTCTGGCGTGGCTGGTGATCGGGCCGATCCCCGCCGATTCGGACGTCGTGCTGCATCCGATCGGGTTTGCCGCCTGGTTCGGGCTGTTCGTCACCTCGCTCAATCTGCTTCCCATCGGCCAGCTTGACGGCGGCCACGTCGCGTATGCCCTGTGGGGAAGACGTCAGCGGACCATGGCCTTGCTGTTTCTCCCGGTTCTCTTTGGGCTGGGGATGTTCGGCTGGCCCGGCTGGTTCCTCTGGGCCTTTATGGCAGGCTTGTGGGGGATCGGCCACCCCCCGGTGATGGATCCTGACACACCGTTGGGACCGCGTCGCACCCTCGTCGGGTGGATTGCGCTGGCGGTGTTTGTCCTCACGTTTGCGCCCGTTCCCTTTTCGTTCCATTGA
- the kdpB gene encoding potassium-transporting ATPase subunit KdpB translates to MARRAFIDACRKLDPRHQIKNPVMFVVWVGSALSTLLLLQAMVGAGEEPAWFILAVAIWLWFTVLFANFSEAMAEGRGRAQADSLRHARRDLTAKKLGTIAPGGEHRPVGAGRSEYRGAFSFVSADHLKKGDVVLVEAGDFIPADGEVIEGIASVDESAITGESAPVIRESGGDRSAVTGGTRVLSDWLIVRVTASPGESFLDRMITMVEGAKRQKTPNEIALTILLAALTVTFLLTTATLSPFSLYSVRAMGHGAPVTVTVSVALLVCLIPTTIGALLPAIGIAGMDRMAQANVIAMSGKAIEAAGDVDVLLLDKTGTITLGNRQATAFLPAEGVDVQVLADAAQLSSLADETPEGRSIVVLAKEKYGLRARDICKLGAVFLPFTAQTRMSGVDLAGRQIRKGSADAVEAYVTSQGGSFPPFVRQIVETVAKQGKTPLVVAEKAKVLGVIALQDIVKGGIKERFAQLRRMGIKTVMITGDNPQTAAAVAAEAGVDDFMAQATPEAKLKLIRNFQAEGRLVAMTGDGTNDAPALAQADVAVAMNTGTQAAKEAGNLVDLDSNPTKLIEIVEIGKQLLMTRGALTTFSIANDVAKYFAIIPAAFATTYPALHAFNVMGLATPRSAILSAVIFNALVIIGLIPLSLRGVTYRPIGAGPLLRRHLLIYGLGGLVVPFIGIKLIDLILAAWHLT, encoded by the coding sequence ATGGCCCGGCGGGCCTTCATAGACGCCTGTCGAAAACTGGATCCGCGCCACCAGATCAAGAATCCGGTCATGTTCGTGGTGTGGGTTGGAAGCGCCTTGTCGACCCTTCTGTTGTTGCAGGCAATGGTCGGAGCAGGGGAAGAACCGGCATGGTTCATTCTGGCCGTTGCCATCTGGCTTTGGTTCACCGTCCTGTTCGCAAACTTTTCGGAAGCCATGGCGGAGGGGCGAGGCAGAGCGCAGGCGGATTCATTGCGGCATGCGCGCCGAGACCTCACGGCCAAGAAGCTTGGCACGATCGCACCCGGGGGTGAGCACCGCCCCGTCGGGGCCGGCCGGTCCGAATACCGTGGAGCATTCAGCTTTGTGTCGGCGGATCATCTGAAAAAAGGAGACGTGGTTCTCGTGGAGGCGGGCGATTTCATCCCGGCCGACGGCGAGGTTATCGAGGGGATCGCATCCGTGGATGAGAGCGCCATCACCGGCGAGAGCGCACCGGTCATTCGCGAAAGCGGGGGCGATCGCAGCGCCGTCACGGGAGGGACCAGGGTCTTGTCCGACTGGCTCATCGTTCGTGTCACGGCGAGCCCGGGGGAAAGTTTCTTGGATCGGATGATCACCATGGTGGAGGGAGCCAAGCGTCAGAAAACGCCGAACGAAATCGCCCTGACCATTCTGCTCGCGGCGCTGACCGTTACCTTCTTGTTGACGACGGCGACGTTGTCGCCGTTCTCTTTGTACAGCGTGCGGGCCATGGGGCATGGCGCACCGGTCACTGTTACGGTGTCGGTGGCGCTGCTGGTTTGCCTTATTCCGACCACGATCGGGGCTCTTCTCCCGGCCATCGGCATTGCCGGCATGGATCGCATGGCACAGGCGAATGTCATTGCCATGTCGGGGAAAGCCATTGAAGCCGCCGGCGATGTGGACGTCTTGTTGCTGGATAAGACCGGAACCATCACGTTGGGTAACCGTCAGGCGACGGCCTTCCTTCCGGCAGAAGGAGTAGATGTCCAGGTGCTGGCCGACGCAGCCCAGCTCTCGTCGTTGGCGGACGAGACGCCGGAGGGCCGCAGCATCGTTGTCTTGGCCAAAGAGAAGTACGGATTACGAGCACGCGACATTTGCAAGCTGGGAGCCGTCTTTCTTCCCTTCACCGCCCAGACGCGGATGAGCGGAGTTGATCTTGCCGGACGGCAAATCCGCAAGGGATCGGCGGACGCCGTTGAGGCGTACGTCACGTCGCAGGGAGGAAGCTTTCCTCCGTTCGTTCGTCAGATCGTCGAGACGGTCGCCAAACAAGGCAAGACTCCGCTGGTGGTTGCAGAAAAGGCGAAGGTGCTCGGAGTCATTGCGTTGCAGGACATCGTGAAGGGCGGAATCAAGGAGCGGTTCGCCCAGTTACGCCGGATGGGCATTAAGACGGTGATGATCACCGGCGACAATCCTCAGACGGCGGCGGCTGTGGCGGCGGAGGCCGGGGTTGATGATTTCATGGCGCAAGCCACGCCGGAGGCCAAGCTGAAGTTGATTCGCAATTTTCAAGCCGAAGGTCGTCTCGTGGCCATGACCGGGGACGGAACAAATGATGCGCCGGCCCTAGCGCAGGCCGACGTGGCGGTTGCCATGAATACGGGAACGCAGGCGGCCAAGGAGGCCGGAAACTTGGTCGATCTGGACTCAAATCCGACCAAGCTCATCGAAATCGTGGAAATCGGCAAACAGTTGCTGATGACGAGGGGCGCACTCACCACCTTCAGTATCGCCAACGATGTCGCGAAATACTTCGCCATTATTCCCGCGGCCTTCGCCACGACCTATCCGGCTCTTCACGCGTTTAATGTGATGGGACTGGCGACTCCTCGGAGCGCGATCCTCTCCGCGGTCATTTTCAACGCGCTCGTTATCATCGGCCTCATTCCGCTCTCTTTACGAGGGGTCACATATCGTCCGATCGGCGCAGGTCCTTTGTTACGACGTCACCTGTTGATCTACGGACTGGGCGGCCTGGTCGTGCCGTTCATCGGCATCAAGCTGATCGATTTGATTCTGGCCGCCTGGCATTTGACCTAA
- a CDS encoding MBL fold metallo-hydrolase has product MPLEDDFCDILKKSRMGQGLSLDEVARATGLSKADLAAWERGDPVRKRSDVHVLADALGLRAEPLARIAIDHWEPLPRRWPAGVEAVRGSVGGYGVWGYVVFDEGEAVVIDTAYHAPAMVDLLGLRGLRLVGICLTHGHADHAEGIDQLLNHREVPVYLGREDRDLLGWRPRSDLLVAPADGQVIRVGRLTIACLVTPGHTLGGICYRLDDRDDPVCFVGDTLFAGSIGRSNPLTLYTTHLKSVRERVLTLAPNCRLLPGHGPATTVAEERAHNPFATVE; this is encoded by the coding sequence ATGCCCCTCGAAGACGACTTCTGCGACATTCTGAAAAAATCGCGCATGGGCCAAGGCCTCTCGCTTGATGAGGTCGCTCGGGCGACGGGGCTGTCCAAAGCCGACCTTGCCGCATGGGAGCGAGGAGATCCGGTAAGGAAAAGATCCGATGTCCATGTCCTGGCCGATGCGCTTGGGCTGAGGGCCGAACCTCTGGCCCGGATCGCCATTGATCATTGGGAACCGCTGCCCCGGCGATGGCCGGCCGGGGTGGAAGCGGTTCGGGGATCGGTCGGCGGCTACGGCGTCTGGGGGTACGTGGTGTTCGATGAAGGCGAGGCCGTGGTGATCGATACAGCGTACCATGCGCCCGCGATGGTCGATCTGCTCGGCTTGCGGGGCTTGCGGCTGGTCGGAATTTGCCTGACGCATGGCCATGCCGACCATGCCGAAGGCATCGATCAGTTGTTGAACCATCGGGAAGTTCCGGTTTATCTGGGGCGAGAAGATCGTGATCTTCTAGGTTGGAGACCGCGTTCTGATCTCCTGGTCGCGCCGGCGGATGGCCAGGTAATTCGGGTCGGCCGTCTGACGATTGCGTGCCTGGTGACGCCGGGCCACACGCTGGGCGGGATCTGTTATCGGCTGGATGACCGGGACGACCCGGTCTGTTTCGTCGGCGATACGCTGTTTGCCGGCTCGATCGGGCGATCCAATCCCCTCACGCTCTATACCACTCATCTCAAGTCGGTGCGGGAGCGAGTGCTGACGCTCGCGCCGAACTGTCGCCTCTTGCCCGGCCATGGTCCCGCGACGACCGTGGCCGAGGAACGGGCGCATAATCCGTTTGCGACCGTTGAGTAG
- a CDS encoding M16 family metallopeptidase, with the protein MTRTMKKRKIAMELRSASLLAAVVASIATMTGCAGLGELTDARTADPRTMRFAPVEFSPPEPERLVLDNGMVVYLLEDHELPLITVTATMRTGGWLDQEDKIGLAALTGTVMRTGGGGRFSAEEVDEELEQLAANIGIGIGRESGSASLDVLSKDFKRGLEIFAALLREPAFDPARVELAKLQAIEGIRRRQDQPGSIVGREFLKSLYGAGHPSARESTVESIRRIGRDDLVSFHRETVHPNGMILGVTGDFKREEMLEALRATFGDWRPGTVPELKIPEVAEQEAVKPAVLFIDKETTQTHLRVGHLSIKEYDSDYAALAIANDILGGSSFRSRLFNDVRTKRGLAYSVGSRLMAGSHDQGVWLMRAETKSESTQEVVKRFVANVERIRSEFVSDEELAEAKDAYVNSFVFSFSSPSAIVSRLIELEYDGLPKDFLQQLRDKVVKLTKEEILAAAQKHLHPDRLKIVAVGPGKTLPGALSTFGVVKEIKLSPEG; encoded by the coding sequence ATGACGAGGACAATGAAGAAGAGGAAAATCGCGATGGAGCTTCGTTCTGCGTCCTTGCTGGCGGCGGTCGTGGCGTCGATCGCGACCATGACCGGTTGCGCGGGCCTGGGGGAGCTGACCGACGCGCGGACCGCTGATCCGCGGACCATGAGATTTGCGCCCGTCGAGTTTTCTCCTCCGGAACCGGAACGGCTCGTGTTGGACAACGGCATGGTGGTTTATCTGCTGGAGGATCATGAACTGCCCTTGATCACGGTGACGGCGACCATGCGAACAGGCGGTTGGCTCGACCAAGAAGACAAAATCGGTCTCGCCGCGTTGACCGGCACGGTGATGCGGACCGGCGGCGGAGGGAGGTTCTCCGCGGAGGAAGTCGACGAAGAGTTGGAGCAGCTCGCGGCCAACATCGGCATCGGCATCGGCCGGGAATCCGGGTCCGCCTCTCTCGACGTGTTGAGCAAGGATTTCAAACGGGGGTTGGAGATCTTCGCCGCTCTCCTTCGGGAGCCGGCGTTCGATCCGGCTCGTGTCGAGCTGGCCAAACTACAGGCCATCGAGGGAATTCGACGTCGGCAGGACCAGCCCGGCTCCATCGTCGGTCGAGAGTTCCTCAAATCGCTGTACGGCGCCGGACATCCAAGCGCCCGCGAGAGCACGGTCGAATCGATTCGCCGCATCGGCAGAGACGACCTGGTCTCGTTCCACCGGGAGACCGTCCATCCGAACGGCATGATTCTCGGCGTCACGGGCGACTTCAAGAGAGAAGAAATGTTGGAAGCGTTGCGGGCAACCTTCGGAGATTGGCGGCCGGGAACGGTGCCGGAACTGAAGATTCCCGAGGTGGCCGAACAGGAAGCGGTCAAACCCGCGGTGCTGTTCATCGACAAGGAGACGACGCAGACCCATCTCCGGGTGGGGCATTTGTCGATCAAAGAATACGATTCCGATTACGCCGCCTTGGCGATCGCCAACGACATTCTGGGAGGCAGCTCGTTCCGCAGCCGCCTGTTCAACGACGTGCGGACCAAACGGGGCTTGGCCTATTCCGTCGGCAGCCGTTTGATGGCCGGCTCGCACGATCAGGGCGTCTGGCTGATGAGGGCCGAGACCAAGTCCGAGTCCACGCAGGAAGTCGTCAAGCGGTTCGTGGCCAATGTCGAGCGTATCCGCTCCGAGTTCGTGAGCGACGAAGAGTTGGCCGAAGCGAAAGACGCCTACGTCAATTCGTTTGTGTTTTCGTTTTCCAGCCCATCGGCCATCGTGAGCCGACTGATCGAGCTGGAGTATGACGGCTTGCCCAAAGATTTCCTCCAGCAACTGCGCGACAAGGTCGTGAAGCTGACGAAGGAGGAAATCCTGGCGGCGGCTCAAAAGCACCTGCATCCCGACCGTCTGAAGATCGTCGCGGTGGGGCCTGGCAAGACCTTGCCGGGGGCCCTCTCGACGTTCGGCGTCGTCAAGGAGATCAAACTCTCGCCGGAAGGATAG